The following coding sequences lie in one Thermomicrobium sp. 4228-Ro genomic window:
- the tsaE gene encoding tRNA (adenosine(37)-N6)-threonylcarbamoyltransferase complex ATPase subunit type 1 TsaE, whose amino-acid sequence MTSRVPALDLVSHSPDQTRQFASTLARLLRGGDVLFLQGPLGSGKTTFVQGLARGLGVREYVQSPTFILVMEYRGVLADGTPVRLYHIDLYRLEEQHELTTFGLEDCLSDPAGIVVIEWSERLPAQWVDEYLVVRFEPLAETKRRIAFYPFGARPREIVETLRKEVAGGTKRPAAPSA is encoded by the coding sequence ATGACGAGCCGCGTGCCCGCGCTCGATCTCGTCAGTCATAGTCCCGATCAGACGCGTCAGTTCGCGTCGACGCTGGCGCGGCTCCTGCGGGGAGGCGATGTCCTCTTTCTGCAAGGACCGCTCGGCTCGGGCAAGACAACGTTCGTGCAAGGCTTGGCACGTGGGCTGGGGGTGCGCGAGTATGTCCAGAGCCCGACATTCATTCTGGTGATGGAGTACCGCGGTGTGCTCGCCGATGGTACGCCGGTGCGGCTCTACCACATCGATCTCTACCGACTGGAGGAGCAGCACGAGCTCACGACTTTCGGGCTCGAGGACTGTCTGAGCGATCCAGCGGGTATCGTCGTCATCGAGTGGTCGGAACGGTTACCCGCGCAGTGGGTCGACGAGTACCTGGTCGTCCGGTTCGAACCCCTTGCCGAGACCAAGCGACGGATCGCATTCTACCCGTTCGGTGCGCGTCCTCGCGAAATCGTCGAAACGTTGCGGAAGGAGGTGGCCGGTGGCACGAAACGGCCGGCTGCTCCTAGCGCTTGA
- a CDS encoding amidase, producing MDSGGLEVCFLSATELLAEYRRRALSPVEVVDAVLEQIERLDSLLHAFITVTAEEARQQALEAEYAYAHGDRRPLLGVPVSIKDVTPVAGVRWTSGSLLWQDRIATEDAPIVERLRAAGAVIIGKTNTPELGWKGDSGNRLIGPTRNPWNLERTAGGSSGGAAAAVAAGMGPLAQGTDGAGSVRIPASFCGIVGFKPSFGLVPYYPPSAVELLAHVGPMTRTVADAALMLAVMAGPDPRDRNSLPDTGADFARLEDDFRGKRLLWLARVGEVPVEREVAEIARRAAAAFEELGCVIDERTEPLEDPYPALDILWSSAMAAVHRDDYEQVRELLDPGRCTVIERGFGWRGVDVAWALAERSRYADRLRREIEAYDFVLSPTTPVTAFAAGADHPGSIDGYPTTYLNWTPFTYPFNLTGQPAVSVPAGFTSTGLPVGLQIVGRWRDDLGTLRAASAFERLRPWRHRWPPVVTEGGTSR from the coding sequence ATGGATTCCGGAGGCCTCGAAGTGTGTTTCCTCTCGGCGACCGAACTCCTCGCCGAGTATCGCCGTCGAGCTCTTTCGCCGGTCGAGGTCGTCGATGCGGTACTCGAGCAGATCGAACGGCTCGACTCGCTGCTTCATGCCTTCATCACGGTTACGGCTGAGGAGGCGCGGCAACAGGCGCTCGAGGCCGAGTACGCCTACGCGCACGGTGATCGACGCCCGTTGCTCGGCGTGCCGGTCTCGATCAAGGACGTGACACCGGTCGCCGGTGTGCGCTGGACGAGCGGATCGCTGCTCTGGCAGGACCGGATCGCGACCGAAGATGCGCCGATCGTCGAGCGCCTGCGTGCCGCTGGAGCGGTCATCATCGGCAAGACGAACACACCGGAACTCGGGTGGAAAGGTGACTCGGGGAACCGGCTCATCGGGCCCACGCGGAATCCGTGGAACCTCGAGCGGACAGCAGGTGGTTCGAGTGGCGGTGCTGCTGCTGCGGTCGCAGCTGGGATGGGCCCGCTGGCCCAGGGAACAGATGGAGCGGGGTCGGTGCGGATTCCGGCCTCGTTCTGTGGAATCGTCGGGTTCAAACCTTCGTTCGGGCTGGTGCCCTATTACCCACCGAGCGCAGTCGAACTCCTCGCGCATGTCGGCCCGATGACGCGGACCGTGGCTGATGCCGCGCTGATGCTGGCCGTGATGGCCGGGCCGGATCCGCGCGATCGGAACTCCTTGCCGGATACGGGAGCGGATTTCGCCAGGCTGGAGGACGACTTCCGCGGCAAGCGGCTGCTCTGGCTGGCTCGCGTCGGTGAGGTTCCGGTCGAGCGTGAAGTCGCCGAGATCGCGCGACGAGCAGCCGCGGCGTTCGAGGAACTCGGCTGTGTCATCGACGAGCGGACCGAGCCGCTCGAAGACCCGTATCCCGCCCTCGATATCCTCTGGTCGAGCGCGATGGCGGCGGTTCACCGCGACGACTACGAACAGGTCCGGGAGTTGCTCGATCCTGGCCGGTGCACCGTGATCGAACGCGGGTTCGGCTGGCGAGGAGTCGACGTGGCATGGGCGCTGGCCGAGCGGAGTCGCTACGCTGACCGTCTCCGCCGAGAAATCGAGGCATACGACTTCGTGTTGAGCCCGACGACACCGGTGACGGCATTTGCCGCTGGCGCGGACCACCCTGGTTCGATCGACGGGTATCCGACGACGTACCTGAACTGGACACCGTTCACCTATCCGTTCAACCTCACCGGACAGCCGGCGGTCAGCGTCCCAGCTGGCTTCACCAGCACCGGCCTGCCGGTCGGGCTGCAGATCGTCGGGCGCTGGCGCGACGATCTCGGAACCCTGCGCGCTGCCTCTGCCTTCGAGCGTCTGCGCCCCTGGCGGCATCGCTGGCCACCGGTCGTGACCGAGGGAGGGACGAGCCGATGA
- the thiL gene encoding thiamine-phosphate kinase → MTSGGRPLREAGEAALIEQIARLVGDRHPRVHIGIGDDAAVWRPRAGHELVVTTDTLIERVHFRLEWTDWATLGHKALAVNLSDIAAMGALPRLALVDLAVRGTERDRDIAEFYRGAQALARRFGVAIIGGDTTRSPLGVAISVTVIGESPLDGRHVLRRDAARPGDLIGVTGPLGLAAAGLRVLERGLKTLDGNPTMQERYHRPQPRVREALLLRRCGVRAAMDISDGLLGDLEKLCQASGVSAVVDLLRVPVPNAVKWAFPDWEEIALRGGDDYELLFTAPPAIFERVVRAFRRAGLLPPSVIGEIVDAGPAGPVIQLRDAAGRCRPAEARGYDHFRTS, encoded by the coding sequence ATGACGAGCGGTGGACGCCCGCTCCGTGAGGCGGGTGAAGCAGCGCTGATCGAGCAGATCGCGCGCTTGGTCGGAGACCGGCACCCGCGTGTCCATATTGGGATCGGAGACGACGCAGCGGTCTGGCGACCACGGGCCGGACACGAGCTCGTCGTCACGACCGATACGCTGATCGAGCGGGTGCACTTCCGGCTCGAGTGGACGGACTGGGCGACGCTGGGCCACAAGGCTCTGGCCGTCAACCTGAGCGACATCGCGGCGATGGGCGCACTGCCCCGCCTCGCACTCGTTGACCTCGCGGTCCGCGGCACCGAACGCGACCGTGATATCGCCGAGTTCTACCGGGGCGCACAGGCGCTCGCGCGCCGTTTCGGCGTCGCGATCATCGGCGGTGATACGACGCGGTCGCCCCTCGGTGTGGCGATCTCGGTCACCGTGATCGGCGAAAGCCCGCTCGACGGACGTCACGTACTGCGGCGCGATGCGGCGCGTCCTGGTGACCTCATCGGTGTGACTGGGCCACTGGGACTCGCCGCGGCTGGCCTGCGGGTTCTGGAACGGGGATTGAAGACGCTGGACGGGAACCCGACCATGCAGGAGCGCTATCACCGCCCGCAACCGCGGGTGCGCGAAGCGTTGCTGCTCCGCCGGTGCGGTGTCCGGGCAGCGATGGACATCAGCGATGGGCTCCTGGGCGATCTCGAGAAGCTGTGTCAGGCCAGTGGCGTCTCGGCCGTTGTCGATCTCCTGCGCGTGCCTGTGCCCAACGCTGTGAAGTGGGCCTTCCCGGACTGGGAGGAGATCGCGCTGCGTGGTGGTGACGATTACGAGCTGCTCTTCACCGCGCCGCCAGCGATCTTCGAACGAGTTGTCCGCGCGTTCCGGCGGGCCGGCCTCCTGCCGCCTTCTGTCATCGGCGAGATCGTCGATGCCGGACCAGCTGGGCCGGTGATCCAGCTCCGCGACGCAGCGGGCCGCTGCCGGCCTGCCGAAGCACGCGGGTACGACCACTTCCGTACCAGTTGA
- a CDS encoding glycosyltransferase family 4 protein, with the protein MRVGLLASLLSHRSGYRRAGVSRYIEALLTCIPGTAPDVHLLAYLPRSVGQAVSRAFSGIDWRCTRWPTERPVVRIAWEQLIAPWVTLDCDVVHGPVNVLPLALAKPGIVTVHDLAFLHFPEHYPVAKRWYLRLMTGMSVRRARCVIAVSEHTRRDVVLAYGVAPEKVIVIPNGIDADWTRVPESELARWRAERGLPERFLLFVGTIQPRKNLLTLLRAIRHLPDEVDWPLYVVGARGWKDSPVYRAVRELGLEQRVVFVGYAPPEELRYWYSAATLFVYPSLYEGFGLPVLEAMACGTPVITSDRSSLPEVAGGAALLVDPSDAGALAAAIAELAADEYRRAMLAQVGQSRAHSFTWERTARDTAEIYRMVARRAVHQRGGRDR; encoded by the coding sequence GTGCGTGTCGGGCTCTTGGCATCGTTGTTGAGTCACCGATCGGGGTACCGTCGGGCAGGGGTCAGTCGCTACATCGAGGCGCTTTTGACCTGTATTCCGGGTACGGCTCCCGACGTGCACCTGCTCGCGTACCTCCCACGATCAGTCGGTCAGGCGGTCTCCCGTGCGTTCTCCGGTATCGACTGGCGCTGCACACGCTGGCCAACCGAACGTCCGGTCGTCCGCATCGCCTGGGAACAGCTCATCGCCCCGTGGGTCACGCTCGACTGCGATGTCGTCCATGGCCCGGTCAATGTCCTCCCGCTGGCACTGGCCAAACCGGGTATCGTAACCGTGCACGATCTCGCTTTTCTCCATTTTCCCGAGCACTATCCAGTTGCGAAGCGGTGGTATCTGCGCTTGATGACAGGAATGAGTGTCCGGCGTGCCCGGTGCGTGATCGCGGTTTCGGAGCATACCCGGCGCGACGTCGTGCTGGCCTACGGTGTCGCTCCCGAGAAGGTCATCGTCATTCCGAACGGCATCGATGCCGACTGGACGCGTGTCCCGGAGAGCGAGCTCGCTCGCTGGCGTGCCGAGCGTGGCTTGCCCGAACGGTTTCTCCTCTTCGTCGGGACTATCCAGCCGCGCAAGAACCTGCTGACACTGCTTCGAGCCATCAGGCACTTACCGGACGAAGTGGACTGGCCGCTGTACGTCGTCGGCGCGCGTGGCTGGAAGGACAGTCCGGTCTACCGTGCGGTGCGGGAACTCGGTCTCGAGCAGCGTGTCGTGTTCGTCGGTTATGCGCCACCGGAAGAGCTGCGGTACTGGTACAGTGCAGCCACGCTCTTCGTCTATCCCTCGCTCTACGAGGGGTTCGGGCTGCCGGTGCTCGAGGCGATGGCTTGTGGGACGCCGGTCATCACGTCCGACCGGTCGTCCTTACCGGAAGTCGCTGGTGGGGCTGCGCTGCTGGTCGACCCGAGCGATGCGGGAGCGCTCGCTGCAGCGATCGCGGAACTGGCGGCCGACGAGTACCGGCGAGCGATGCTGGCACAGGTCGGCCAGTCCCGGGCACATTCGTTCACCTGGGAGCGAACAGCACGAGACACCGCGGAGATCTATCGGATGGTTGCGCGTCGAGCAGTGCACCAGCGAGGAGGAAGAGATCGATGA
- a CDS encoding DEAD/DEAH box helicase, which yields MAETISLPESIEQFSVFYPFQFDPFQLEAMLAFLEGQSVMVAAPTGTGKTVVAEFGVYETFRRGARVMYTTPIKALSNQKFRDLRAIYGDNVGLLTGDVTENPRASILVMTTEVLRNMLLQTPWELDSVECVIFDEIHYLADPDRGTTWEESIILCPQHIQLICLSATVSNAQEIADWISRTHRPIKLIVHTERAVPLALWYFYDKKLRLVIDHHGRQVADYSNVGGEIRALLARGGLTAERRREAEEAEPPPWEIVQALAAEDMLPAIYFLFNRRDCEDYATRLAMMRVNLVRDRATRQRIAQVIDSFLAGLRPEDRELSQVQTIVQLASKGIGFHHAGLLPVLKQLVEVLFSQGLMKVVFATDTLALGVNMPARTVVIGRMTKWDGRRRRLLTPNEFQQMAGRAGRRGMDERGNVVVPYSPWISFKEVLAVATGELEPVRSAFTIRYNTVLNLWDPPRGDRVRQLFQKSLAQYQAAQRVRLLEEEILQIGHEIEAIPRGCLIGLDGDELLYDYRNIVAQLNQAKSQERHLEQDLAELQADLDDRPWAVPSRPVLRRLVREMAPGTPLHTRERGWVLFLNRLPYGGIALVLTREGSAELLTEYRQIDYVPHDVEPVTIPETLARLPEPVSDVRGIVSEEAFGAIWHEVDQLGLPDLDAMLAEYRRQVEARMAPERRRLEERLAAVRQAVHDLTQQRFRHPCHACHRRKEHQRNLQRIARLEQERADLEAQLGSEIAAEERRVRELLRGIRNVLEYFGYLHRGYPTNKADTLADVFDTNGLIICEMLDRDFFKGLDPADVAEVFSWFAFDRETRFANHFTLPTKLVLLRRRLESLEQEVFEIERRNGLALSTGHHEGFYGAMRAWCNGATMAEITQLIELSEGDLVLTFNKTLDLMRQVREMLEKLYPDHPLRWTIASAEALARRDIIEQSLMIGLLPPVGS from the coding sequence ATGGCCGAGACGATTTCGCTACCAGAGAGCATCGAACAGTTTTCAGTCTTCTATCCCTTCCAGTTCGACCCCTTCCAACTCGAGGCGATGCTCGCCTTCCTGGAAGGACAGTCGGTCATGGTCGCCGCGCCGACCGGTACGGGCAAGACGGTCGTGGCCGAGTTCGGCGTGTACGAAACGTTCAGGCGCGGTGCCCGCGTCATGTACACGACACCGATCAAGGCGCTCAGCAACCAGAAGTTCCGTGACCTCCGCGCGATCTACGGTGACAACGTCGGTCTGCTCACCGGTGACGTCACCGAGAACCCCCGGGCATCGATCCTCGTCATGACGACCGAGGTGCTCCGCAACATGCTGCTCCAGACCCCCTGGGAACTGGACAGCGTCGAGTGCGTCATCTTCGATGAAATCCACTATCTGGCGGATCCGGATCGCGGGACGACCTGGGAGGAGTCGATCATCCTCTGCCCGCAACACATCCAGCTCATCTGCCTCTCGGCGACCGTTTCCAACGCACAGGAGATCGCGGACTGGATCAGCCGCACGCACCGACCGATCAAACTGATCGTCCACACCGAGCGTGCTGTTCCTCTGGCGCTCTGGTACTTCTACGACAAGAAGCTCCGGCTGGTCATCGACCATCACGGTCGCCAGGTCGCCGACTACTCCAACGTCGGTGGCGAGATCCGTGCCCTGCTCGCACGTGGTGGCCTTACGGCGGAACGGCGGCGCGAGGCGGAAGAAGCCGAACCGCCACCCTGGGAGATCGTCCAGGCGCTCGCCGCCGAGGACATGTTGCCGGCTATCTACTTCCTCTTCAATCGTCGTGACTGCGAGGACTACGCCACTCGCCTGGCGATGATGCGGGTCAATCTCGTCCGCGACCGGGCGACGCGCCAGCGGATCGCTCAGGTCATCGATTCGTTTCTCGCCGGGCTGCGCCCCGAAGACCGCGAGCTGAGCCAAGTCCAAACGATCGTGCAGCTGGCCAGCAAGGGGATCGGTTTTCATCACGCTGGGCTCCTGCCGGTGCTCAAGCAGCTCGTGGAAGTGCTCTTCAGTCAGGGACTCATGAAGGTCGTTTTCGCGACCGATACGCTCGCGCTCGGCGTCAACATGCCAGCGCGGACGGTCGTCATCGGGCGCATGACGAAGTGGGACGGTCGTCGCCGGCGCTTGCTGACGCCGAACGAGTTCCAGCAGATGGCCGGACGCGCTGGCCGCCGCGGGATGGACGAACGCGGCAACGTCGTCGTCCCCTATAGCCCCTGGATTTCCTTCAAGGAAGTCCTGGCGGTCGCGACCGGTGAGCTCGAGCCGGTCCGCTCGGCTTTCACGATCCGGTACAACACCGTGCTCAACCTGTGGGATCCGCCGCGTGGTGATCGCGTCCGCCAGCTCTTCCAGAAGAGTCTCGCCCAGTACCAGGCTGCCCAGCGAGTCCGGCTCCTGGAAGAGGAGATCCTCCAGATCGGCCACGAGATCGAAGCGATCCCGCGCGGCTGCCTCATCGGGCTCGACGGCGACGAGCTGCTCTACGACTACCGGAACATCGTCGCCCAGCTCAACCAGGCCAAGAGCCAGGAGCGGCATCTCGAGCAAGACCTCGCGGAACTCCAGGCGGATCTCGACGACCGCCCGTGGGCCGTTCCCTCCCGGCCTGTCCTCCGGCGACTGGTGCGCGAGATGGCGCCCGGTACACCGCTCCACACCCGCGAGCGCGGCTGGGTACTGTTCCTGAACCGCCTCCCGTACGGGGGAATCGCGCTCGTGCTGACCCGCGAGGGCTCAGCCGAACTGCTGACCGAGTACCGGCAGATCGACTACGTGCCGCACGATGTCGAGCCGGTCACGATACCGGAGACACTGGCGCGGCTGCCCGAACCGGTCAGCGATGTCCGCGGCATCGTGAGCGAGGAGGCGTTCGGAGCCATCTGGCACGAGGTCGACCAGCTCGGGCTACCCGATCTCGACGCCATGCTGGCCGAGTACCGTCGTCAGGTAGAAGCCCGAATGGCACCCGAACGGCGCCGCCTGGAGGAGCGACTCGCCGCGGTGCGCCAGGCCGTCCACGACCTCACGCAGCAGCGCTTCCGCCATCCCTGTCACGCCTGCCACCGGCGCAAGGAGCACCAGCGCAACCTGCAGCGGATCGCACGACTCGAGCAGGAACGGGCTGACCTGGAAGCACAGCTGGGGAGCGAGATCGCCGCCGAGGAACGACGCGTCCGCGAACTCCTGCGTGGCATCCGGAACGTCCTCGAATACTTCGGTTACCTGCACCGCGGCTATCCGACGAACAAAGCCGATACCCTTGCCGATGTGTTCGACACCAACGGGCTCATCATCTGCGAGATGCTCGACCGCGACTTCTTCAAGGGGCTCGATCCTGCAGACGTCGCCGAGGTCTTTTCCTGGTTCGCGTTCGACCGCGAGACACGCTTCGCCAACCACTTCACGCTCCCGACCAAGCTGGTATTGTTACGGCGTCGTCTGGAAAGCCTCGAGCAGGAAGTCTTCGAAATCGAGCGCCGCAACGGTCTCGCGCTCTCGACCGGCCACCACGAAGGCTTCTACGGCGCGATGCGCGCCTGGTGCAACGGCGCGACGATGGCGGAAATCACCCAGCTCATCGAGCTGAGCGAGGGTGATCTCGTGCTCACCTTCAACAAGACGCTCGACCTGATGCGGCAAGTCCGCGAGATGCTCGAGAAGCTCTACCCGGACCATCCACTGCGCTGGACGATCGCCAGCGCCGAGGCCTTGGCTCGCCGCGACATCATCGAGCAGTCGCTCATGATCGGGTTACTGCCGCCCGTCGGATCGTGA
- the lipB gene encoding lipoyl(octanoyl) transferase LipB, which translates to MASEPVVVLQLGRVEYRETWELQRQLAAARRAGTIPDTVLLLEHEPVFTTGRRGGTHNLRLSLAELAARGVPYYVTDRGGDVTYHGPGQLVAYVILRLGDGQRRVRRFVECLEATVLDVLAAYGLAGWLDPAHPGVWVGNDKIAAIGIAIHHGVTYHGIALNVTTDLEPYSWIVPCGIADRGVTSLAQQLGRPVELGEVARRWLDAFAQRFERDVQLDPEPVPSLAAVLERLTIRRAAVTRS; encoded by the coding sequence ATGGCGAGCGAACCGGTCGTCGTCCTGCAGCTTGGGCGCGTCGAGTATCGCGAGACCTGGGAACTCCAGCGGCAGCTGGCTGCCGCACGGCGTGCCGGGACGATTCCCGACACCGTACTACTGCTCGAGCACGAACCGGTGTTCACGACGGGACGCCGCGGGGGAACGCACAACCTGCGTCTCTCGCTCGCGGAACTGGCGGCTCGCGGCGTTCCCTACTACGTGACCGACCGGGGCGGCGACGTGACCTATCACGGGCCAGGGCAGCTGGTCGCCTATGTCATCCTGCGGCTCGGCGACGGGCAGCGTCGGGTGCGCCGGTTCGTCGAATGCCTGGAAGCGACCGTGCTCGATGTCCTGGCGGCGTACGGGCTCGCGGGCTGGCTCGACCCAGCGCATCCGGGGGTGTGGGTCGGGAACGACAAGATCGCGGCGATCGGTATCGCGATCCACCATGGCGTCACGTACCATGGGATCGCGCTGAACGTGACGACCGACCTGGAACCGTACAGCTGGATCGTGCCCTGCGGCATCGCTGACCGCGGCGTGACCTCGCTCGCCCAGCAGCTCGGGCGTCCGGTCGAGCTCGGCGAAGTCGCCCGGCGCTGGCTGGACGCGTTCGCCCAGCGTTTCGAGCGCGATGTCCAGCTCGATCCCGAACCGGTGCCGTCACTAGCGGCCGTGCTCGAGCGGCTCACGATCCGACGGGCGGCAGTAACCCGATCATGA
- the lipA gene encoding lipoyl synthase: MTTARQPILLQKKPEWFRVRREHGPNYLELRRLVLQEGLHTVCQEARCPNIYECWNQRTATFMILGDRCTRACRFCNVRWGRSGTVDLDEPRRVADAVERLGLDFAVITSVNRDDLPDGGASIFAATIREIRTRIPSCGIEVLIPDFQGNWDALRIVVEAKPEVIAHNMETVPRLFRQIQPWDDYGRSLELFRQVRAMDPTIALKSGLIVGMGETWDEVLAVMRDLRAVGVEILTIGQYLPPTPRHYPLDRYYTLEEFEALRRIGEEELGYVYVESGPLVRSSYHAKEQYERYRLRRLGARAG, from the coding sequence ATGACGACCGCACGGCAACCGATTCTGCTCCAGAAGAAGCCGGAGTGGTTCCGCGTCCGGCGCGAGCACGGGCCGAACTATCTCGAGCTGCGTCGCCTCGTCCTCCAGGAGGGTCTCCATACCGTCTGCCAGGAGGCACGGTGCCCGAACATCTACGAATGCTGGAACCAGCGGACGGCGACCTTCATGATCCTCGGTGACCGGTGCACCCGGGCCTGCCGCTTCTGCAATGTCCGCTGGGGCCGTAGCGGTACTGTCGACCTGGACGAACCGCGCCGCGTAGCCGACGCAGTCGAGCGGCTCGGTCTTGACTTCGCGGTGATCACGTCGGTCAACCGGGACGACCTGCCCGATGGTGGCGCGAGCATTTTCGCGGCCACTATCCGCGAGATCCGCACCCGCATCCCTTCGTGCGGCATCGAGGTGCTCATCCCGGACTTCCAGGGCAACTGGGATGCCCTGCGCATCGTGGTCGAAGCCAAGCCAGAGGTCATCGCACACAACATGGAAACGGTGCCTCGGCTCTTCCGGCAGATTCAACCGTGGGACGACTACGGCCGCAGCCTCGAGCTGTTCCGCCAGGTGCGCGCGATGGATCCGACGATCGCCCTCAAGTCCGGCCTCATCGTCGGTATGGGGGAAACGTGGGACGAGGTGTTGGCGGTGATGCGCGACCTGCGCGCGGTCGGGGTCGAGATCCTGACGATCGGCCAGTACCTGCCGCCCACGCCGCGACACTATCCGCTCGATCGCTACTACACGCTCGAGGAGTTCGAGGCGCTCCGACGGATCGGCGAGGAGGAGCTCGGCTACGTCTACGTGGAGTCGGGCCCCCTGGTGCGCTCGTCGTATCATGCGAAAGAGCAGTACGAACGGTACCGCCTGCGACGGCTCGGGGCACGAGCGGGATGA
- a CDS encoding GNAT family N-acetyltransferase, translating into MTSVEPEARSVDRERIRVEPVRTSEELELVYAIRSEVFDREQHLTTWVRDYPEDSRSLNVLAWLDGEAVGTGRVSLWGDEAQIAWVAVRRPYRGRGIGRAIMEHLLRWGQERGARVATLNAQTHALEFYRKLGFRPIGRPFFMAHIEHQLMERELQPRAEGGAT; encoded by the coding sequence ATGACGAGCGTCGAGCCGGAGGCGCGATCCGTCGACCGAGAGCGCATCCGCGTCGAACCGGTGCGGACGAGCGAGGAACTCGAACTCGTTTACGCGATCCGGAGCGAGGTCTTCGATCGCGAGCAGCACCTCACGACCTGGGTGCGCGACTATCCCGAGGATTCGCGGAGTCTCAACGTCCTCGCCTGGCTCGACGGCGAGGCGGTCGGTACCGGCCGTGTCTCGCTGTGGGGTGACGAGGCGCAGATCGCCTGGGTCGCTGTGCGTCGTCCGTACCGGGGCCGCGGGATAGGGCGCGCGATCATGGAGCATCTGCTGCGCTGGGGCCAGGAGCGAGGTGCCCGCGTCGCGACGCTCAATGCCCAGACGCATGCGCTGGAGTTTTACCGCAAGCTCGGTTTTCGTCCGATCGGACGTCCGTTCTTCATGGCCCATATCGAGCACCAGCTCATGGAACGCGAGCTGCAGCCTCGTGCGGAAGGAGGAGCGACATGA
- the argH gene encoding argininosuccinate lyase → MSTSAKLWGGRFQKPTHELVDQLNASLPFDQRLAHHDILGSLAHVTMLARQGIVPLEDARAIAQGLRTILREIEEQRFTFRLTDEDIHLSVERRLRELIGPAAGRLHTARSRNDQVALDFRLWLRDTILDIAAGIVETARALLDVAEAHHDVVMPGYTHLQRAQPVLLAHHLHAYVTMLDRDLARLRELYGRVNRSPLGSGALAGVPYPIDRELVAALLAMDGILENSIDAVSDRDFALEFLAVLAILMAHLSRLAEELVLWSSSEFGFIEFDDAFATGSSIMPQKKNPDVAELLRGKSGRVFGHLIGLLAVVKGLPLAYNKDLQEDKEGVFDAADTVSLLLRVLPPMLRTMRIDRERMALAAEANFTLATDVADALVRAGVPFREAHEVVGRMVAYCLASGKTFADLDRDELERFHPQLAAIALPRTAWDAIRSREHPGGTGTQHVASALRVSRQRLDEASEWITRQRERVEQAFRRLLSEELP, encoded by the coding sequence ATGAGTACGAGCGCGAAGCTCTGGGGCGGACGGTTCCAGAAGCCGACCCATGAACTCGTCGATCAGCTCAATGCGTCGCTACCGTTCGACCAGCGTCTGGCCCACCACGACATCCTCGGGTCGCTCGCGCACGTCACGATGCTGGCGCGGCAGGGGATCGTTCCCCTGGAAGACGCGCGAGCGATCGCCCAGGGCCTGCGAACGATCTTGCGGGAGATCGAGGAGCAGCGGTTCACTTTTCGCCTTACTGACGAGGACATCCACCTCAGCGTCGAGCGACGGCTCCGCGAACTGATCGGCCCGGCTGCTGGCCGGCTCCATACGGCACGCAGCCGCAACGACCAGGTCGCCCTCGACTTCCGGCTCTGGCTGCGCGACACCATCCTCGATATCGCGGCGGGGATCGTCGAGACGGCTCGGGCGCTGCTCGACGTGGCCGAGGCGCACCACGATGTCGTCATGCCGGGTTATACCCACCTGCAGCGGGCACAACCAGTGCTGCTCGCGCATCACCTGCATGCCTACGTGACGATGCTCGATCGCGACCTCGCCCGGCTGCGGGAACTCTATGGGCGCGTCAACCGGTCGCCGCTCGGCTCCGGTGCGCTCGCTGGCGTGCCGTACCCGATCGATCGGGAACTGGTCGCTGCGCTCCTGGCGATGGACGGGATTCTGGAGAACAGCATCGACGCGGTTTCTGACCGCGACTTCGCCCTGGAGTTCCTGGCGGTTCTGGCGATCCTCATGGCTCACCTGTCGCGGTTGGCGGAGGAGCTCGTACTCTGGTCGAGCAGCGAGTTCGGCTTCATCGAGTTCGACGACGCGTTCGCGACTGGTTCCTCGATCATGCCGCAGAAGAAGAATCCGGATGTCGCCGAACTCCTGCGCGGCAAGAGCGGACGCGTGTTCGGGCACCTCATCGGTCTGCTCGCGGTCGTCAAGGGGCTTCCGCTCGCGTACAACAAGGATCTGCAGGAAGACAAGGAGGGCGTCTTCGACGCTGCCGACACCGTGAGCCTGCTCCTGCGTGTGTTGCCACCGATGCTGAGGACGATGCGCATCGATCGAGAGCGGATGGCGCTGGCAGCTGAGGCGAACTTCACGCTGGCGACCGATGTGGCGGATGCGCTCGTCCGGGCTGGGGTGCCGTTCCGCGAGGCGCACGAGGTCGTCGGGCGGATGGTCGCCTACTGTCTCGCGAGCGGAAAGACGTTCGCGGATCTCGACCGGGACGAACTGGAACGCTTCCACCCGCAGCTCGCCGCGATCGCCCTCCCGCGTACGGCGTGGGACGCCATTCGGTCGCGTGAGCATCCCGGTGGAACCGGGACGCAGCATGTCGCCAGCGCGCTCAGGGTGAGTCGCCAGCGACTCGACGAGGCCAGCGAGTGGATCACGAGACAGCGGGAGCGTGTCGAGCAGGCATTCCGGCGCCTCCTGAGCGAGGAACTGCCATGA